ATTCCTGCTCGACGAAATTTTTTAAAATCCGATTCGGTGGAATTACGCCATATTATTGATGAATTTCATCGAGTGGCATTAGCTCACCCGAACATACATTTTTATATGTATAATAATGGTTCAGAGCTTTTTAATCTGCCCGTTTCAAATTTCAGACAAAGGGTGGTCAACCTTTTTGGGGTTAAAACTAATGAAAAACTAGTTCCCATAGAGGAAGAAACTCCTGTGGTTAAAATCAGCGGATTTGTAGTAAAACCCGAACACGTTAAAAAAACGAAACCTTTACAATTTTTACTAGTTAATGACCGTTTTATAAGAAGCCGATATTTGAATCACGCTATTACTTTAGCCTATGAAGGATTGTTAGCCTCGCAGGTACAACCCGAGTATTTTATTCGTTTGGAAATGAATCCGGCAACTATCGATATCAATATTCATCCGACCAAAACTGAAATCAAATTTGAAGACGAACATACCATTTATGCGATGTTAAAATCGGCAGTCAAACACGCTTTGGGGCAATTTAATGTAATGCCAACGCTTGATTTTGAGAAAGATGCATCGGTAGATATTCCGTATTCGTATAAAGAAAAATTACCTGTATTTCCTACCATATCGGTAGATCCTAACTTTAATCCGTTTAAAGCAGAAAGCAAAACCAATCTTCCAGTGGGTAGTTATATGAAAAAGTCTAATCCTACGTGGGAAAGCATTTATTCCGGATTGCAAGAAGCGGTTGATACGTTTGAGCCTCAGGTGGTTGAAAGTAGAATTTTTACAGAGGAATCCTACGAATTACAATCGGCTAATACTAAAAAGATTATTTCTTTTGGTAAAAAATATTTAATCACCACTTTAGGGCAGGAAGTATTGATTATCAATATCAGCAGAGCACATCAGCGGGTTTTGTATGATGAATTTTTAAAGAAAATGGAAGCCACTTGTGTGGCAAGTCAGCAATTGATGTTTCCGCTTGAAATTTCGTTTTCAAAATCGGATATTGAGCGGATAACGGCTATGAAATCTCTTTTTGAGAGTATTGGTTTTATGTTTGATATCCAGCAAGATAATTTACTTTTTACAGGGATTCCATTACACGTTTCTGACAATGAAGTCGCCGATTTATTTCACGAACTTATAGCCAATGATGAAGTGATTTTTACCGACCAAGAAGAGGCACAAAAAATCGCTTTTGCTAAAAAAATTAGTAAAAGTTTGGCTTTCAGAACAGGGCAAAATCTTACCGATGAAGAGCAAGAAACGCTCATTAACCGCCTTTTTGCTAGTTCAGAGAGT
This genomic window from Capnocytophaga canimorsus contains:
- the mutL gene encoding DNA mismatch repair endonuclease MutL — encoded protein: MTDVIRLLPDHVANQIAAGEVIQRPASAVKELLENAIDAQSTEIKLIIKDAGKTLVQVIDNGIGMSVTDARLAFERHATSKIQSAEDLFTLRTKGFRGEALASIAAIAHVEMITKRAADELATEIRVEGSKFTYQEPCVAGNGTSVAMKNLFFNIPARRNFLKSDSVELRHIIDEFHRVALAHPNIHFYMYNNGSELFNLPVSNFRQRVVNLFGVKTNEKLVPIEEETPVVKISGFVVKPEHVKKTKPLQFLLVNDRFIRSRYLNHAITLAYEGLLASQVQPEYFIRLEMNPATIDINIHPTKTEIKFEDEHTIYAMLKSAVKHALGQFNVMPTLDFEKDASVDIPYSYKEKLPVFPTISVDPNFNPFKAESKTNLPVGSYMKKSNPTWESIYSGLQEAVDTFEPQVVESRIFTEESYELQSANTKKIISFGKKYLITTLGQEVLIINISRAHQRVLYDEFLKKMEATCVASQQLMFPLEISFSKSDIERITAMKSLFESIGFMFDIQQDNLLFTGIPLHVSDNEVADLFHELIANDEVIFTDQEEAQKIAFAKKISKSLAFRTGQNLTDEEQETLINRLFASSESLVSPFGKRIYTTLTSNDLDKYF